In Rosa chinensis cultivar Old Blush unplaced genomic scaffold, RchiOBHm-V2 RchiOBHmChr0c16, whole genome shotgun sequence, one DNA window encodes the following:
- the LOC112181252 gene encoding uncharacterized protein LOC112181252, with amino-acid sequence MVYGKPCHLPVELEHRAYWAVKRCNMNLEAAGEQRKLQLNELEEIRNDAYESSRIYKEKTKAFHDKMITRKTFVVGQKVLLFHSCLKLFTGKLRSRWVGPFVITNVFSHGAVEIRSEKTGKVFKVSSSYIPWSWNVCHICMEIPDYELSSPSGTFGFQFVLDEL; translated from the exons ATGGTCTATGGAAAGCCGTGTCACCTTCCGGTTGAGCTGGAGCATAGGGCATATTGGGCGGTGAAGCGATGCAATATGAACTTGGAAGCTGCTGGTGAGCAAAGAAAGCTGCAATTgaatgagcttgaggaaataCGCAATGATGCCTATGAGAGTTCAAGAATATACAAGGAGAAAACAAAGGCGTTTCATGACAAAATGATCACAAGGAAAACTTTTGTTGTAggacaaaaagttcttctcttccattcttgCCTTAAATTGTTTACGGGTAAGTTGCGTTCTCGTTGGGTTGGTCCTTTTGTTATTACTAATGTTTTCTCTCATGGTGCGGTTGAGATTCGTAGTGAAAAAACCGGCAAAGTGTTCAAG GTCTCTAGTTCCTACATCCCTTGGAGTTGGAATGTGTGCCACATATGTATGGAAATCCCTGACTATGAACTTTCATCTCCAAGTGGAACCTTTGGATTCCAGTTCGTACTGGATGAGCTATGA